CGGTTGATGCGGGGCAGCAGGGGACGCACGGCCAGTTGCGGCAACCCTTCGGGCGGTATGGCCAGTGTGGGAATGACGGAGATGCCCAGCCCCGCATCGAGCATGCGAAAGATGGTGGTGGGGTGGCCCACCTCTTGCGCCACCGTGCATTGCACGCTGTGCTCGGCCAGGGCGCGGTCGATCAGGCGGCGGCTGCCCGATTCGTGGTCCAGCAGCACCAGGGCCTCGCCCTGTAGGTCAGCCCAGCGCACTTGGCGCTTGCGGGCCAGCCGGTGGCCGGGTGGGCAGGCCAGGCAAAAGGGCTCGGTCAGGATGGTCTCGCAGGCCAGGGCCTCGCGTTCGCCGGGGTCAATCACCACGCCGAAATCGACTTCGCCCGAGAGCACGCTGGCCAGCACGGCGGTTTGAATGCGGTCCAGCAGCACCAGCTCCAGCCCTGGCAGGGCGCTGTGGGCCTGGGCAATGCAATCGGGCATCAGGTTGGCCGACAGCGTGGGGCTGCTGGCCACGCGCACGCGGCCACGCCGCTCAGTCGCCAGCTCGCGCACATCCAGCAGGGTGGTTTCCAGCTCCTCCAGCACGCGGGGCAAGCGTGCCGCCAGGCGCTGGCCTGCGTCGGTCAGTGTCACCTCCCGCGTGGTGCGGTTGAGCAGCTTCAGGCCCATCTGGGCCTCCAACTCGGTGATGCAGCGGCTCACGGCCGGTTGGGTCAGCCCCACGGCATCGCCGGTGCGGCTGAAGTTGCGGGTACCAGCGACCGACTGGAACACGTGCAATTGGCGCAGGGTGATGTTCATGCGCTCAAATCATAAATCCATCAGAGAAATCCATTTCTCTTTGGAATAGTGCTGGAGTCCAATGCAACTCCTTGGCCCTGGTTTGCCAGTGCTCCCTGTTCATGACTTTGCGTGTGTTTTGACCCATGGCCCGTTCCCGCTTTCTTCCTGACAATTTCACACTCGCCTTGCTGGGCACCGTGGCGGTGGCCAGCGTGCTGCCTGCATCGGGCGTTGCTGCCCAGGCGCTGGAGGGGCTGACGGTGGCCGCTGTGGCGCTGCTGTTCTTCCTGCACGGGGCCAAGCTCTCGCGCGATGCCATCGTGGCGGGGCTGTCGCACTGGCGGCTGCACCTCGTGGTGGTAGGCGCCACGTTTGTGCTGTTCCCGCTGCTGGGCTGGGCGCTGCGCCCTGTGCTGCAGGGCCTGGTCACTCCGGGGCTTTACACCGGCATCCTGTACCTGTGCGTGTTGCCTGCCACGGTGCAATCGGCCATTGCCTTCACCGCCATGGCGCGCGGCAACATGCCTGCGGCCATTTGCAGTGCATCGGCCTCCACGCTGCTGGGCATTGTGATCACCCCGGTGCTGGTGGGCCTGCTGTTGCCCGAGGCACAGCACACGGCAGGCTCTGCACAGCCCGGTGCACTGGCCAACATCGGCCGCATCATGCTGCAGCTGTTGGTGCCTTTTGTGGCGGGCCACTTGCTGCGCCCCTGGATCGGTGGCTTCGTCAAGCGCCGGGCCGCCGTGCTCAAGTTTGTGGACCAGGGCTCTATCTTGCTGGTGGTGTACACGGCGTTCAGCGCGGCGGTGGTGGAAGGGCTGTGGCAGCAACTGCCGTTGCCAGCCCTGTTGGGCCTGTTGGTGGTGTGCGCCGTGTTGCTAGCCCTGGCCTTGGCCACCACCACCTGGGCCTCGCGGCGCATGGGGTTCTCCAAAGAGGACGAAATCACCATCGTGTTCTGTGGCTCCAAAAAGAGCCTGGCCAGCGGCGTGCCCATGGCCAAGGTGCTGTTTGCATCGCATGCGGTGGGCGCCATCGTGCTGCCGCTCATGGTGTTCCACCAGATGCAGCTGATGGTGTGCGCGGTGCTGGCGCAGCGCTATGCGCGGCGCGACGGACAGGCACCTGCAGGCGAATGAGATGCAGGGCAGGGCGGTGGCCATTTGGGATTAAAGTTGTTGGCTTCCGATGACACCCGCCTGGCCTGCAAAGCCCGGGCCTGCTTTTTTGAGCGAGACCTCTATGGCCAAGATTTCTGGCGGCACCGACATCTATCTGATCCCGGGGGACCCCATCACCAACGTGCGGGCACCGCGCATGTTCAACAAGGTGTTTGAGCGCTGCGGCCTGGACGCGGTGATGTTGCCGGTGCAGGTGCGTGAACGGGACTTTGCCGTGTGGCTCAAGGCGACGTTTTTGGCGCGCAACGTGAAGGGTGTGATCATTGCGCCGCCCCACAAGCCGCAGGTGGTGCATTTGCTGGACAGCTGCGGGCTGGTGGCGCGGGTGGCGCGCTCGGTCAACATCGTGCGACGCACCAGCGAAGGCCAGCTCGAAGGTGATTTGTTTGACGGCGAAGGTATTTTGGGTGCCCTCGATTGGTTCAACATTCCCTACAGGGGCAAGCGTGTGCTGATTTTGGGTGCAGGGGTGAGTGCTGCGGCCATTGGGGTGTCTCTGGCGCAAGGCGGCACCACCCAGGGCGCCGAGTTCATCGCCTTCTACGACCCTGTGCCCGGTAAAGCGATTGGGCTGGCCACGGAGCTGGATGGATTTTTTGACGCCAATGTGGTCGCGGTGGACAGCAGTGACCCCGCAGGCTACGACTTGGTGGTTAACGCATCGGCTGTGGGGCTGGGCAAGGACGACCCGCTGCCCTGCGATGTGGGCCGTATGGAGCCGCATGCCGCGCTGTTTGACATCTTGCTGCGCAACCAGCCCACCCCGCTGGTGCGCGCCGCCCGCTCGCGTGGGCTGCATG
This Acidovorax sp. 106 DNA region includes the following protein-coding sequences:
- a CDS encoding shikimate dehydrogenase, which produces MAKISGGTDIYLIPGDPITNVRAPRMFNKVFERCGLDAVMLPVQVRERDFAVWLKATFLARNVKGVIIAPPHKPQVVHLLDSCGLVARVARSVNIVRRTSEGQLEGDLFDGEGILGALDWFNIPYRGKRVLILGAGVSAAAIGVSLAQGGTTQGAEFIAFYDPVPGKAIGLATELDGFFDANVVAVDSSDPAGYDLVVNASAVGLGKDDPLPCDVGRMEPHAALFDILLRNQPTPLVRAARSRGLHAQPGFEMLIQQMPFYLDYFGLPEAAQMVREDANFVRELIYPPALAAEITQPLRYPCTSVA
- a CDS encoding LysR family transcriptional regulator, with the translated sequence MNITLRQLHVFQSVAGTRNFSRTGDAVGLTQPAVSRCITELEAQMGLKLLNRTTREVTLTDAGQRLAARLPRVLEELETTLLDVRELATERRGRVRVASSPTLSANLMPDCIAQAHSALPGLELVLLDRIQTAVLASVLSGEVDFGVVIDPGEREALACETILTEPFCLACPPGHRLARKRQVRWADLQGEALVLLDHESGSRRLIDRALAEHSVQCTVAQEVGHPTTIFRMLDAGLGISVIPTLAIPPEGLPQLAVRPLLPRINREIMLVHRRNRALSPVAQAAWDLVRDVAAQQASSPPSPRA
- a CDS encoding bile acid:sodium symporter family protein; its protein translation is MARSRFLPDNFTLALLGTVAVASVLPASGVAAQALEGLTVAAVALLFFLHGAKLSRDAIVAGLSHWRLHLVVVGATFVLFPLLGWALRPVLQGLVTPGLYTGILYLCVLPATVQSAIAFTAMARGNMPAAICSASASTLLGIVITPVLVGLLLPEAQHTAGSAQPGALANIGRIMLQLLVPFVAGHLLRPWIGGFVKRRAAVLKFVDQGSILLVVYTAFSAAVVEGLWQQLPLPALLGLLVVCAVLLALALATTTWASRRMGFSKEDEITIVFCGSKKSLASGVPMAKVLFASHAVGAIVLPLMVFHQMQLMVCAVLAQRYARRDGQAPAGE